One window of Candidatus Schekmanbacteria bacterium RIFCSPLOWO2_02_FULL_38_14 genomic DNA carries:
- a CDS encoding molecular chaperone DnaK, which yields MGKIIGIDLGTTNSVVAVMEGGDSTVIPNSEGGRTTPSVVAFTKEGERLVGQIAKRQAITNPVNTVYSIKRFMGRRYNEVPEEIRIVPYKVKDTGGEVKIEAQGKLYSPPEISALILQKLKSSAEDYLGHKITEAVITVPAYFNDSQRQATKDAGKIAGLDVKRIINEPTAAALAYGLDKKKDETIAVYDFGGGTFDISILEVGDGVVEVKSTNGDTHLGGDNLDQRIIEWLVTEFKKDQGIELSKDPMAMQRLKEGAEKAKMELSTVSETEINLPFITADASGPKHLNIKLTRAKFEQLVDDLIQKTLGPCRQALQDSGLSPSDIDEVVLVGGSTRIPKVQEAVKKLFGKEPHRGVNPDEVVAVGAAIQGGVLAGDVKDVLLLDVTPLSLGIETLGGVMTRLIERNTTIPTRKSEIFSTAADNQTSVEIHVLQGEREMSRDNRTLGRFHLVGIPSAPRGVPQIEVTFDIDANGIVNVSAKDMATGKEQKITITSSSGVSKEDIEKMVRDSESHAEEDKKKREQIDVRNQLDSIIYNTEKTLNENKAKVPEAEAKSIEDAISEGKSALGSEDVAKMKGAIDSITKFSHKLAEIMYRQAQGASSGQGAEDSEAKNDAQAHEASKDNNNVVDAEFEDKS from the coding sequence ATGGGAAAGATAATAGGTATTGATTTAGGCACAACTAATTCAGTTGTTGCTGTTATGGAAGGCGGAGATTCTACAGTAATTCCTAACTCTGAAGGTGGAAGGACAACCCCTTCAGTGGTGGCTTTTACTAAAGAGGGTGAAAGGCTTGTTGGACAGATAGCAAAAAGGCAGGCTATAACAAACCCTGTTAACACGGTTTACTCCATAAAAAGGTTTATGGGCAGAAGGTATAATGAGGTACCTGAAGAAATAAGGATAGTGCCTTACAAAGTTAAAGATACAGGAGGAGAGGTCAAAATAGAAGCACAGGGGAAACTCTATTCACCTCCAGAGATTTCAGCTCTGATTTTACAAAAATTAAAATCTTCTGCTGAGGATTATTTAGGGCATAAGATTACAGAGGCTGTAATAACAGTTCCTGCATATTTTAATGACAGCCAGAGGCAGGCAACCAAAGACGCAGGAAAGATAGCCGGCCTTGATGTTAAAAGAATTATAAATGAGCCAACAGCAGCAGCCTTGGCATACGGGCTTGATAAGAAAAAGGATGAAACAATAGCAGTATATGATTTTGGAGGAGGTACATTTGATATTTCAATTCTTGAGGTAGGGGATGGAGTAGTTGAAGTCAAATCAACAAACGGAGACACACATTTAGGAGGAGATAATTTAGACCAGAGGATTATAGAATGGCTTGTAACTGAGTTTAAAAAAGACCAGGGAATCGAACTTAGCAAAGACCCAATGGCAATGCAGAGATTGAAAGAAGGTGCAGAGAAGGCAAAAATGGAACTATCAACAGTGAGTGAGACAGAGATAAATCTTCCATTTATAACGGCTGATGCTTCAGGTCCTAAGCATTTAAATATTAAACTTACAAGAGCAAAATTTGAGCAATTGGTTGATGATCTTATCCAGAAGACACTTGGTCCGTGCCGTCAGGCTCTTCAGGATTCCGGGCTCTCTCCTTCAGATATAGATGAGGTAGTGCTGGTAGGAGGTTCCACAAGAATTCCTAAAGTGCAGGAGGCAGTAAAAAAACTTTTTGGCAAAGAACCTCATAGAGGTGTTAACCCTGATGAAGTCGTTGCAGTTGGTGCTGCTATTCAGGGAGGTGTTTTGGCTGGTGATGTAAAGGATGTTTTATTGCTTGATGTTACACCTCTTTCATTGGGGATTGAGACACTTGGCGGAGTTATGACAAGGCTTATTGAAAGAAATACAACAATTCCAACCAGAAAATCTGAGATATTTTCAACAGCCGCTGATAACCAGACAAGTGTTGAAATCCATGTGCTTCAGGGCGAGAGAGAGATGTCGAGGGATAACAGGACACTTGGGAGGTTCCATTTAGTAGGGATTCCCTCTGCACCAAGAGGGGTTCCTCAGATAGAAGTTACCTTTGATATTGACGCTAATGGGATTGTCAACGTATCTGCAAAGGATATGGCAACAGGAAAAGAACAGAAAATAACAATTACATCCTCCTCAGGTGTTTCAAAAGAGGATATTGAGAAAATGGTAAGAGATTCTGAATCTCATGCTGAAGAAGATAAGAAAAAAAGAGAACAGATTGATGTAAGAAACCAGCTTGACTCCATAATCTATAATACAGAAAAAACCTTAAATGAAAACAAAGCTAAAGTTCCTGAGGCTGAGGCAAAGTCGATTGAGGATGCTATCTCTGAAGGAAAAAGCGCTTTGGGAAGTGAAGATGTGGCGAAAATGAAAGGTGCTATTGATAGTATAACCAAATTCTCTCATAAATTAGCAGAAATTATGTACAGGCAGGCTCAGGGTGCATCTTCTGGGCAAGGAGCAGAAGACAGTGAGGCAAAAAATGATGCCCAGGCTCACGAAGCTTCAAAAGATAATAATAATGTAGTTGATGCTGAATTTGAGGACAAAAGCTAA
- a CDS encoding type I glutamate--ammonia ligase — MGPKEVLEFAKKNKAKMLDLRFMDFPGMWQHFSVPIGELSEDSFEEGFGFDGSSIRGWQPIHASDMLVIPDPATAVMDPFTQAPTLVMICNIVDPITKEKYTRDPRNIAQKAEVYLKSTKLADIAYFGPEAEFFILDDIRFDQNEHCGYYFLDSIEGRWNSGREENPNLGYKPRYKEGYFPVPPIDNFQDLRTEMVLAMQEVGLTIECQHHEVATAGQAEIDMKFDALVKSADNMMWYKYVVRNVAIKHGKTVTFMPKPIFRDNGSGMHTHQSLWKGGKPLFAGNGYGGLSEMAMYYIGGILKHAPSLCAFVAPTTNSYKRLVPGYEAPVNLAYSSRNRSASIRIPMYSTSPKSKRVEVRFPDPSCNGYLAFAAMLMAGLDGIENKIDPGEPLDKDIYELGPEELAGVPSVPGSLEGALDALEADYEYLLKGDVFTQDVIDMWIKYKRTNEVDALRLRPHPYEFSLYFDI; from the coding sequence ATGGGACCAAAAGAGGTTCTTGAGTTTGCAAAAAAGAACAAGGCCAAGATGCTGGATTTAAGATTCATGGATTTTCCTGGTATGTGGCAGCATTTTTCTGTGCCTATTGGAGAATTAAGCGAGGACAGTTTTGAAGAGGGATTTGGTTTTGATGGGTCAAGTATCAGGGGTTGGCAGCCTATCCACGCAAGCGATATGCTGGTTATCCCTGACCCTGCTACCGCAGTAATGGACCCATTTACTCAGGCTCCAACCTTAGTAATGATATGCAACATTGTTGATCCAATAACAAAGGAAAAATACACAAGAGACCCAAGAAACATTGCTCAGAAGGCTGAAGTTTATCTGAAATCAACAAAGCTTGCAGATATAGCCTATTTTGGGCCTGAAGCAGAATTTTTTATTTTAGATGATATTAGGTTTGACCAAAACGAACACTGCGGCTACTACTTTCTGGATTCAATAGAAGGAAGGTGGAATAGCGGAAGAGAAGAGAATCCGAACTTAGGATACAAGCCACGCTATAAAGAGGGTTACTTTCCGGTCCCACCAATAGATAATTTTCAGGATTTAAGAACTGAAATGGTTCTTGCAATGCAGGAAGTAGGGTTGACAATTGAATGTCAGCACCATGAAGTGGCAACAGCAGGGCAGGCAGAAATAGATATGAAATTTGATGCGCTGGTAAAATCAGCAGATAACATGATGTGGTATAAATATGTTGTAAGGAATGTTGCAATAAAACATGGTAAAACAGTAACATTTATGCCAAAGCCGATTTTCAGGGATAATGGTTCTGGAATGCATACACACCAGTCTCTCTGGAAGGGTGGAAAACCGCTTTTTGCTGGAAATGGTTATGGTGGTTTAAGTGAGATGGCAATGTACTATATTGGAGGAATTCTCAAACATGCACCAAGCCTGTGTGCCTTTGTTGCTCCAACAACCAACTCTTATAAGAGACTTGTCCCAGGATATGAAGCACCTGTGAATCTGGCATATTCAAGCCGGAACAGAAGCGCTTCAATAAGGATTCCAATGTACTCAACAAGTCCAAAATCAAAAAGAGTGGAGGTAAGATTCCCTGACCCTTCATGTAATGGCTATCTGGCATTTGCTGCTATGCTGATGGCAGGGCTTGATGGGATTGAGAACAAGATTGACCCTGGAGAGCCACTTGACAAGGATATATATGAACTTGGTCCTGAGGAGCTTGCAGGGGTTCCTTCAGTTCCTGGGTCTCTTGAGGGTGCGCTTGATGCCCTTGAAGCAGATTATGAGTACCTTCTAAAAGGGGATGTTTTCACTCAGGATGTAATTGATATGTGGATAAAATATAAGAGGACAAACGAGGTTGATGCTTTAAGACTAAGACCTCATCCCTATGAATTTTCCCTCTACTTTGATATATGA
- a CDS encoding ABC transporter permease — protein MNYISEGFLTAIKLIISFDSDVYEVVFLSLRVSIIAAILSSLVGMPLGFLIATKEFRGKKITITVFNTLMALPTVVVGLFVYSLISRKGPLGVLDLLFTPRAIIIGEFILATPIIIALSISAIQGIDSRVKATAMTLGANPFQVAIAIVSEARFAILAAIIAGYGRVIAELGSALMLGGNIKGYTRTMATAIGLETSKGEFGFALAIGFILLIVAFSINISLQYIQQKRK, from the coding sequence ATGAATTACATCTCAGAAGGCTTTTTAACTGCGATTAAGCTTATCATTTCCTTTGACAGCGATGTGTATGAAGTGGTGTTTTTATCCCTGAGGGTTTCAATTATAGCTGCAATCCTTTCATCACTGGTCGGTATGCCATTAGGCTTTTTAATTGCCACAAAGGAGTTTAGGGGAAAAAAAATTACAATCACGGTTTTTAATACCTTGATGGCGCTTCCAACAGTTGTTGTTGGGCTTTTTGTGTATTCGTTAATTTCGCGAAAAGGTCCTTTGGGTGTTTTGGATCTTCTCTTTACTCCCCGAGCTATAATCATAGGGGAATTTATATTGGCAACTCCGATCATCATCGCTTTATCAATATCAGCTATTCAGGGAATAGACTCCAGAGTGAAAGCCACTGCAATGACACTCGGAGCTAACCCATTTCAGGTGGCAATAGCTATAGTTTCTGAAGCACGCTTTGCAATACTTGCTGCAATCATTGCGGGATATGGAAGAGTTATTGCAGAGCTTGGGTCGGCTTTAATGCTTGGAGGGAATATAAAGGGCTATACAAGAACAATGGCAACTGCCATAGGACTTGAGACAAGCAAAGGGGAATTCGGATTTGCCCTTGCCATTGGTTTTATTCTCCTGATAGTTGCCTTTTCAATTAATATTTCCCTTCAGTATATCCAGCAGAAAAGAAAATAA
- a CDS encoding tungsten ABC transporter substrate-binding protein has product MRKKVFVLFLIFQFALVSITLFAQERLKLSTTTSTENTGLLNVLLPPFEKKLDVKVDIISVGTGQALKLAENGDVDVTLVHAKKLEDEFMAKGFGVDRRDVMYNDFVIIGPKNDPAGVKKEKNVIEAFKKIAEAKVIFISRGDNSGTHTKEKECWEKADIKPSGNWYVESGKGMGEVINMADEKMGYTLSDRGTYLAYKSKCELEILFEGDSSLFNPYSVIAVNPEKHPHVNYKKAKALVEWITSVEGQKIIGEFGKDKFGQALFVPTAIK; this is encoded by the coding sequence ATGAGAAAAAAAGTTTTTGTGCTGTTTTTGATTTTTCAATTTGCCTTAGTTTCCATAACCCTTTTTGCACAGGAGAGATTGAAGCTTTCAACAACAACAAGCACAGAGAACACAGGGTTATTGAATGTGCTTTTACCTCCCTTTGAAAAGAAGCTGGATGTGAAAGTGGATATTATATCAGTTGGCACAGGGCAGGCTTTGAAGCTTGCCGAGAACGGCGATGTTGATGTGACTCTTGTCCACGCGAAAAAGCTTGAGGACGAGTTTATGGCAAAAGGCTTTGGGGTGGACAGGAGGGATGTGATGTATAATGACTTTGTGATTATAGGGCCAAAGAATGACCCCGCAGGAGTTAAGAAAGAAAAAAATGTGATTGAGGCATTTAAAAAGATAGCCGAGGCAAAAGTTATTTTTATTTCAAGAGGGGATAATTCCGGAACACATACAAAAGAAAAAGAATGCTGGGAGAAAGCAGATATAAAACCCTCAGGTAACTGGTATGTTGAGTCAGGCAAAGGGATGGGCGAGGTAATAAATATGGCTGATGAAAAAATGGGATATACCCTTTCTGACAGGGGGACCTACCTTGCATATAAGAGCAAATGTGAGCTTGAAATATTATTTGAAGGAGATTCTTCGCTTTTTAATCCTTACTCAGTCATTGCTGTGAATCCTGAAAAACATCCACATGTGAATTACAAGAAAGCCAAGGCATTGGTTGAATGGATTACCTCGGTAGAAGGACAGAAAATAATAGGGGAGTTTGGAAAAGATAAATTTGGACAGGCATTGTTTGTGCCAACAGCGATTAAATAG
- a CDS encoding pyrroline-5-carboxylate reductase, whose protein sequence is MKTINKKIGFIGSGNMAHAIIGGLLSRGIIKSKNIFSSDPSPLRRNQVSKEFSIKTLSSNIEVIKKSDVIILAVKPQVMEKVLKELNDYIKPNHLVISIAAGIPMAFISEILCENLKLIRVIPNAPALVKEGISVISHGKNVTAEELELAKNIFTAVGKTVFLEESSLDAVTGLSGSGPAYIFLIIEALIEGGVASGLPWKIARELVLQTVAGSVSMLKITGKHPGELKGIVTSPGGTTIAGLKVLENKKVRYALIEAVEAATKKAMYLGKRVKIKK, encoded by the coding sequence ATGAAAACGATTAACAAAAAGATAGGCTTTATTGGTTCAGGGAATATGGCTCACGCCATTATTGGCGGGCTTCTGAGCCGGGGAATTATAAAAAGCAAAAATATATTCTCAAGCGATCCATCTCCTTTAAGACGCAACCAGGTTTCTAAAGAATTCTCCATCAAAACCCTGTCAAGCAACATTGAAGTTATAAAAAAGAGCGATGTCATAATTCTTGCTGTTAAACCGCAGGTAATGGAAAAAGTTTTAAAAGAACTCAATGACTATATCAAACCAAACCATCTGGTGATATCCATTGCAGCAGGAATTCCAATGGCATTTATTTCTGAAATCCTCTGTGAGAATTTAAAGCTGATCAGAGTCATACCGAATGCTCCTGCTCTTGTCAAAGAAGGAATATCTGTCATATCACACGGGAAAAATGTTACTGCTGAGGAGTTGGAGTTGGCAAAAAATATTTTCACCGCTGTTGGTAAAACTGTTTTTTTAGAAGAATCATCTCTTGATGCTGTCACAGGACTTTCCGGGTCAGGACCTGCTTATATCTTTCTAATAATAGAAGCCCTGATTGAAGGTGGCGTAGCCTCAGGGCTTCCGTGGAAAATAGCAAGGGAGCTTGTCCTTCAGACTGTTGCAGGCTCTGTTTCGATGCTGAAAATAACAGGAAAACATCCCGGAGAGCTCAAGGGCATAGTAACCTCTCCTGGAGGAACAACTATTGCAGGGCTAAAGGTTTTAGAGAATAAAAAAGTAAGATATGCATTAATCGAAGCCGTTGAAGCCGCGACAAAGAAAGCGATGTATCTCGGAAAAAGAGTAAAAATTAAAAAATAA
- a CDS encoding tRNA-specific adenosine deaminase, producing the protein MKTEDFFLRDRYMVIALEEARIAYREEEVPIGAAVVYRDEVIARDHNRIEQLQDPTAHAEMLVLKKTAERLKSWRLSEAFIYVTVEPCPMCVGAMHLARISGLIFGAKDEKKGAAGSLYNIAEDKRLNHRIPVFSGIMEEECRKIIEKFFIERRRK; encoded by the coding sequence ATGAAAACAGAGGATTTTTTTCTGCGCGACAGGTATATGGTAATAGCCCTTGAAGAAGCCAGAATAGCATACAGGGAAGAAGAGGTGCCGATAGGCGCTGCAGTGGTTTACAGGGATGAGGTAATAGCAAGGGACCACAACCGCATTGAGCAACTTCAGGACCCGACAGCTCACGCTGAGATGCTGGTATTAAAAAAAACTGCGGAGAGATTGAAAAGCTGGAGGCTTTCAGAAGCATTTATCTATGTGACGGTAGAGCCGTGTCCTATGTGTGTTGGCGCAATGCACCTTGCAAGGATTTCAGGTTTGATATTTGGCGCAAAAGATGAGAAAAAAGGGGCGGCAGGGTCTTTATACAATATAGCAGAGGATAAAAGGCTTAATCACAGAATCCCTGTTTTTAGCGGAATTATGGAAGAAGAGTGCCGGAAAATTATAGAAAAGTTTTTTATAGAGAGAAGAAGAAAATGA
- a CDS encoding DNA gyrase subunit B — translation MDNLALDKVHYTANNIKILEGLQAVRKRPAMYIGNTGFEGLHHLVYEVVDNSIDEALAGYCNKISVAIHIDNSVTVKDNGRGIPTDIHPEAKISAVEVVMTKLHAGGKFDKDSYKVSGGLHGVGISVVNALSEWLNLETKYNGAVYTQRYERGVPKNKLTEIGKTKESGTTVTFKPDQQIFEVSEYSFDTLSHRLRELSFLNKGVEISIEDERNDKKHNFHYEGGIVSFVQDLNKNKEAIHPTIYFEKKLESFEIEIALQYNDGYQENIYTYANNINTTEGGTHLIGFRSALTKTINKYAADSNLLKNLKENLTGDDVREGLTVVISVKLSEPQFEGQTKAKLGNSDVKGIVESLVGEALWTYLEENPNVAKKIVTKAISAAQAREAARKARDLTRRKGLLDGSSLPGKLADCSEKDPTFSEIFIVEGDSAGGSAKQGRDRRFQAILPLKGKILNVEKARFDKMLSSEEIKILITALGTGIGTGIGADDFNASKVRYHKIIIMTDADVDGAHIRTLLLTFFFRQMYPLLEKGHIFIAQPPLFSVKKGNEKIKFIKDAKELDAFLLQNGTENVSVFTDNSKTLITGSRLVSILSGIKEFYYFLERFERKGNDKVLMELLIKELASEKADFSKSSEASKFAERIDQGIKKIKKAEKDITSFKYEIDWDEEHNCCFADFVIVRGGKKCKTKIDKPLMENVEMKECIRLYSKIGIFDSGSITISSNGENIVVDNCHSLLEYLLTQGKKGYNISRYKGLGEMNSDQLWLTTMDPERRVLLQIRVEDVVEADEVFTVLMGDQVEPRRNFIQLCASKVRNLDI, via the coding sequence ATGGATAACCTGGCTTTAGATAAAGTTCACTACACGGCAAATAATATAAAAATTCTTGAAGGACTTCAGGCTGTCCGCAAAAGACCTGCAATGTATATAGGAAATACAGGCTTTGAAGGACTTCACCATCTTGTATATGAAGTTGTAGATAACAGCATTGATGAAGCCCTTGCAGGATACTGCAATAAAATTTCAGTAGCTATACACATAGACAACAGCGTTACTGTAAAAGATAACGGCCGCGGCATACCAACAGATATCCATCCGGAGGCGAAAATATCAGCGGTAGAAGTGGTCATGACAAAGCTTCATGCAGGCGGAAAGTTTGATAAGGACAGCTATAAGGTTTCAGGAGGGCTTCACGGAGTAGGAATATCAGTGGTTAATGCGCTCTCTGAGTGGCTTAATCTTGAAACAAAATATAATGGCGCTGTCTATACACAGAGGTATGAAAGGGGTGTTCCGAAAAACAAGCTGACAGAGATAGGAAAGACAAAGGAAAGTGGAACAACTGTAACATTTAAACCTGATCAACAAATATTTGAAGTTTCAGAATACAGTTTTGATACTCTTTCGCATCGCCTCAGAGAACTTTCGTTCCTTAACAAGGGAGTTGAGATTTCAATTGAAGATGAAAGAAACGATAAAAAACATAACTTCCATTATGAAGGCGGAATAGTATCTTTTGTCCAGGATTTGAATAAAAACAAAGAGGCAATTCACCCAACAATCTATTTTGAAAAAAAGCTTGAGTCCTTTGAGATTGAAATAGCCCTTCAATATAATGACGGGTATCAGGAAAACATATATACCTACGCAAACAACATCAATACAACCGAAGGAGGTACGCACTTAATAGGGTTCAGAAGCGCCCTTACAAAAACAATTAACAAATATGCCGCAGACAGCAATCTGCTCAAAAATTTAAAAGAGAATCTGACAGGAGATGATGTAAGAGAGGGGCTTACTGTAGTTATCAGTGTAAAATTGAGTGAGCCTCAGTTTGAAGGGCAGACAAAGGCAAAGCTTGGAAACAGCGATGTCAAGGGCATAGTAGAGTCGCTGGTGGGTGAGGCACTCTGGACATACCTTGAGGAAAATCCGAATGTTGCAAAGAAAATAGTAACAAAGGCTATTAGTGCAGCACAGGCAAGGGAGGCAGCCCGCAAGGCGAGGGATTTGACAAGAAGAAAGGGATTGCTGGATGGAAGCTCCCTGCCCGGAAAACTTGCCGACTGTTCAGAAAAAGACCCGACCTTCAGCGAGATATTCATTGTAGAAGGTGATTCAGCAGGAGGCTCTGCAAAACAGGGAAGGGACAGACGTTTTCAGGCAATATTACCTCTTAAGGGGAAGATTCTTAATGTAGAGAAGGCAAGATTTGATAAGATGCTGAGCAGCGAGGAGATAAAAATCCTTATCACTGCGCTTGGAACAGGAATTGGAACAGGAATTGGAGCAGATGATTTTAATGCAAGCAAAGTCAGGTATCACAAGATAATAATAATGACAGATGCTGATGTTGACGGGGCGCATATAAGGACCCTTCTTCTGACATTTTTCTTCAGGCAGATGTATCCGCTTCTGGAGAAAGGGCATATCTTTATAGCGCAACCGCCGCTTTTCAGCGTGAAAAAAGGGAATGAAAAGATTAAATTCATCAAGGATGCAAAAGAGCTGGATGCATTTCTGCTTCAGAACGGCACAGAGAATGTTTCAGTTTTTACTGATAACTCCAAGACTCTAATTACAGGAAGCAGGCTTGTTTCAATATTAAGCGGAATAAAGGAGTTCTATTATTTTCTGGAGAGGTTTGAGAGAAAAGGAAATGATAAAGTCCTTATGGAATTGCTGATAAAAGAGCTTGCAAGCGAAAAAGCAGATTTTAGCAAAAGCAGCGAAGCTTCAAAATTTGCAGAGAGAATTGACCAGGGAATAAAGAAGATAAAGAAAGCAGAAAAGGATATCACTTCTTTCAAATACGAAATCGACTGGGATGAGGAACACAACTGTTGTTTTGCAGATTTTGTTATTGTCAGGGGAGGAAAAAAGTGCAAAACAAAAATTGACAAACCCCTTATGGAAAATGTTGAGATGAAAGAGTGCATCAGGTTATATTCAAAAATCGGGATATTTGATAGCGGGTCAATTACAATAAGCAGCAATGGAGAGAATATCGTTGTTGATAACTGCCATTCACTCCTTGAATATCTCCTGACACAAGGGAAAAAGGGATATAATATCTCAAGGTATAAAGGTCTTGGAGAAATGAATTCAGACCAGCTGTGGCTGACAACAATGGATCCTGAGCGGAGAGTGTTGCTGCAGATTAGGGTTGAGGATGTGGTTGAGGCTGATGAGGTCTTTACTGTTTTAATGGGAGACCAGGTAGAGCCAAGGAGAAATTTTATCCAGCTCTGCGCCTCTAAGGTAAGAAACCTGGATATATAA
- a CDS encoding DNA polymerase III subunit beta, with amino-acid sequence MEIKISKNELLKGIQRTQSITTKSTTLPILTYILLNAGKGNLNIIGTDLEVGIKGNYQCSVKKEGSIATLSKKLFEIIREMPEEKEITMKLIENYWLKITCGNINYQIAGLNPEDFPKFPDIESDGKDKIKSGVLLDMIKKTSYAISNDDSRYNLSGLLWEFKEKVMNMVATDGHRLAKTTNSSILKPADLKIIIPRKGVYELRKILEEGDNEILFWVKDNHIIFKKDNLYLVIRLLETDFPEYEKVIPKKSTKSIIVKRNEMKESIKRVSLMSNERSKAVKMSVKKDEITLSSSDPEIGQASDILQAKYDSEEIAVGFNAKYFLDILESVDDEELVIGLNDSLSPCVIKGLKNQNYVCVLMPMRV; translated from the coding sequence ATGGAAATAAAAATTTCAAAAAATGAGCTTTTAAAAGGAATACAGAGAACACAGTCTATAACAACCAAGAGCACAACGCTTCCAATACTTACCTACATTCTTCTGAATGCCGGCAAAGGAAATTTAAATATTATAGGAACAGACCTTGAGGTAGGAATAAAAGGAAACTATCAGTGCTCGGTCAAGAAAGAAGGAAGTATTGCTACTTTATCAAAAAAGCTTTTTGAGATTATAAGAGAAATGCCGGAAGAAAAAGAGATTACCATGAAATTGATAGAAAATTACTGGCTTAAAATTACATGTGGCAATATTAATTATCAAATTGCTGGTTTAAACCCTGAAGACTTCCCGAAGTTTCCGGATATAGAATCTGATGGAAAAGATAAAATTAAGTCAGGTGTTCTTCTTGATATGATAAAAAAGACATCATATGCAATTTCAAACGATGATAGCAGGTATAATCTGAGCGGGCTTCTGTGGGAATTTAAGGAAAAGGTAATGAATATGGTTGCCACTGACGGACACAGGCTTGCAAAGACAACAAACAGCAGCATTTTAAAACCTGCAGACTTAAAAATAATAATTCCCAGAAAGGGCGTTTATGAATTGAGAAAAATTTTAGAAGAAGGGGATAATGAGATTTTATTCTGGGTTAAGGATAACCATATAATTTTTAAAAAAGATAACCTTTATCTGGTAATCAGGCTTCTTGAGACTGATTTTCCTGAATATGAAAAGGTTATACCAAAAAAGAGCACAAAATCAATTATAGTTAAAAGAAACGAGATGAAGGAGAGTATAAAAAGAGTCAGCCTTATGAGTAATGAAAGGTCAAAGGCAGTAAAGATGTCAGTGAAAAAAGATGAAATAACACTAAGTTCAAGCGATCCTGAAATTGGACAAGCAAGCGATATTCTACAGGCTAAATATGATTCAGAAGAAATTGCAGTTGGTTTTAATGCAAAATATTTTTTAGATATACTTGAGTCAGTTGATGATGAAGAATTGGTTATAGGTTTAAACGATTCACTGAGCCCATGTGTGATAAAGGGGTTAAAGAACCAAAATTATGTATGTGTTTTAATGCCAATGAGAGTATAA